In Flavobacterium sp. 83, the genomic window TAAAACAGCACCTAATCTATATTTAAAAACAGGAAGTAATTTTTTTAAAAAACCATCCTCTTTACCCAATACTAAACCAGTGCGTATTTTCACAGTGCGTATTCGCAAGTTTTCAATAAAATCAATTGAACTTTCCCATTTCTGACAGGTAGAACCCAGAAAATCATGAGCTAAGGAAGTTTCTTCCGTACATACTTCTTCTCCATTAACAGCACCATAAATCCCAACAGCCGAAGCTGAAATAAAGGCATCCAATTTTTTGTTATTTTTTCTAAGAACCGAATAAATCAATTGTGTTGACTTTTCTCTACTATCAATTATTGCTAGCTTCCTTTTAGCAGTCCATCTTTTTTCAGCAATATTTTCACCTGCCAAATGAATAACATAATCCGCATTCATTACAGCAGCTTCATCAATTTTTTGATTAGAAACATCCCATTTGTAATACGAAATATTAGCTGTATTTTTTTTATCACTTCGACTTAATATAGAAACCGAGAATCCTTTCTCAATTAATAAATCAGTCAAGTGTTTTCCAATAAATCCTGAACCTCCGCTTATTAATATATTTTTTTTCATAACAAAACAAATCTAATCATTTTGATTCATATAAACATTAACATTAATTTTTGTTTAACATTAATAGATTTAAGTTAAACATTCATTACCTTTATACTCTAATTTGAAATACATTAAAAATGGCAACTAAAAAATCAGCAATAACAAGAGATAAAATAGTTTCTATGTATATGGATTATACATTGGAAAATAATGACAAACCAAAATCCGTTTATAATTTCACTAAACTGAATAATTTTTCTGAAACTGAATTTTACAGTTTTTTTGGAACCCTAGAGAGTGTAGAGAAAGAAATATTCAAAATGTTTCTAGAAAAAACGGTCGAATTACTTCATAAAGACTCAAACTATGAAACCTACGATATGAAAAGTAAAATGCTGAGTTTTTACTTTACATTCTTTGAATTATTGACTGCTAATAGAAGTTATGTAACCATGAGTTTGAAACAGCATCACAATGATTTAAAAAATTTAATGCAACTCTCCAGTTTGAGAAACAGTTTCAAAAACTATGTATCAGAAATTATTTCAGATGAATACCGAATCAAACAGGAAAAATTTCAAAATTTTCAGGAAAAAGCTATTCAGGAAACTTCATGGATACAACTTTTATTGACAGTAAAATTTTGGTTAGAAGACTCATCACCTGCTTTCGAGAAGACAGACCTATATATAGAGAAGTCAATAAAAGCCACATTTGAATTAATGAACATTGCACCTATTGAAAGCTTAATCGATTTTGGAAAATTCCTTTTTAAAGAAAAAATACACAACAAATAATGAAAACTATAGACTATATACCTACGTCAAAAATTGAAAGAGCTACAAAACTGGTGCAAACTGGAGCAAAAGTTGGTGTAAATTACTTAAAGTATTACGGAGAAAAAATGGTCAATTCTGATTTAACTCGTGATAAATTAAATGAAGACAATGCAGAAGATATCTATGACGGACTGAAAAGTCTTAAAGGAAGCGCCTTGAAAGTAGCACAAATGCTAAGTATGGACAAAAGCTTTTTGCCGCAGGCTTATGTAGAAAAATTTTCATTATCACAGTTTTCAGTCCCACCGCTTTCAGCACCCTTAGTGTTAAAAACCTTCAAGACTAATTTTGGCAAAACACCATATGAGATTTTCGATGAATTCAACGCAAATTCTATTAATGCCGCAAGTATCGGACAAGTTCACATAGCTGTAAAAAACGGTAAAAAACTGGCTGTAAAAATTCAATATCCTGGCGTAGCCAATAGTATTTCATCTGATTTGGCTTTGGTAAAACCAATAGCGATTAGGATGTTTAACCTTCAAGGAAAAGATTCTGATAAGTATTTCAAGGAAGTTGAAGATAAATTAATTGAGGAAACTAACTATTTATTGGAACTGAAACAAAGCCAAGAAGTTGTTGAGGCTTGCAAAAAAATTGACAATTTAGTTTTTCCGAATTACTATCCAAAATTTTCATCTGAGAAGATTATCACAATGGATTGGATGACAGGAATTCATCTTTCGGAATTTACAAATAAAAATGACAATCAAGAAATCGCGGACAAAATTGGTCAGGCTTTGTGGGATTTCTATATGTATCAAATTCATATTTTAAGGAAAGTACATGCTGATCCGCATCCGGGAAATTTCTTGGTAAACGATAAAAACCAGTTGGTAGCATTGGATTTTGGTTGTATGAAACAAATACCAAATAACTTCTATATTCCTTATTTCGAATTAATAAACAAAGAAGTGATTGATAACAAGAAACTTTTTAGTCAAAAATTATTCGAATTAGAAATCCTTAGAGTGGATGACTCCAAAGAAGAAGTGGACTATTTTACTCAAATGTTTTACGATTTATTATCGCTTTTCACCAAACCATTTCAAACTGAAACTTTTGATTTCTCGGACGCAGCATTTTTTGAAAGTATCGCACAATTGGGCGAACGATTCTCAAAAGACACCAATCTTAGAAAAATGAATGGCAATCGAGGTTCCAAACATTTCATTTATATGAACAGAACCTTTTTTGGATTATACAATTTAATGTTTGATTTAAAAGCGACAATTGTTGTGAATGAATATCAAAAATACAACTAGTGAAAAAGGAAAATCTGCCTTCAAAAATGTGTGAGGTTTGTAACCGACCTTTTAGTTGGCGGAAAAAATGGGATAAGGTTTGGGACGAAGTCAAATATTGTAGTGAAAAATGCAAAAGAAACAAAAAGGGTTAGTTTGGTTTAGAAATGATCTTAGAGTCCATGATAATGAATCTTTAACAAATGCTAATATTGAAAATAACACAGTAATTGCAGTGTATTGTTTTGATCCAAGGCATTTTGAACAAACAAGATTTGGTTTTAAGAAAACAGAAAAATTCCGAGCCAAGTTTCTAATTGAATCGGTAGTTGCATTGAAACAAAATCTGGAAAATTTAAATATTCTGCTTTTGGTTTATCACCAAAAACCAGAAGATTGTATTCCGGAAATTATTGCTCAACATGAAATCAATTCTGTTTACTTCCAAGAAGAATGGACGAGTGAGGAAATGGAAGTTTTGGAGAATATAAAAGCTAAAGTTCCAGATTCTACAAACTTTAAAAGCACGTACAATCAGTTCTTATTTCATCCAGAAGACATTCCATTTGACATTGCATCGATTCCAAATGTTTTTACACAATTCAGGAATCAGTGTGAAAAATCAACAATCGTCCGACCTGAATTTACTGTTCAACCGATGCCTAAAGAAAATTGGGCTGCAAACGAAACTGTAATCCCTACGATGAAAACTTTGGGATTTATTGATTTTGAAATGGATTCCAGAACGGCGTTCCCTTTTCTTGGCGGTGAAGATGAAGCAATGAAAAGGTTGCAAAATTATTTTTGGGAAACCAAAAAACTAAGTGTTTATAAATTAACCCGCAACGGATTAATTGGAACCGATTTTAGTTCGAAATTTTCCCCTTGGTTGGCCAATGGCTCTATTTCGGCAAAAACTATTTATTGGGAAATTAATAAATATGAGCAAGTTGTCGAGAAAAATGATTCAACATATTGGTTGATTTTCGAATTGATTTGGAGGGATTATTTTAAATACGTTTCAATGAAAAATGGAAATTCGATTTTTAAAATTGGAGGAATTT contains:
- a CDS encoding TIGR01777 family oxidoreductase, encoding MKKNILISGGSGFIGKHLTDLLIEKGFSVSILSRSDKKNTANISYYKWDVSNQKIDEAAVMNADYVIHLAGENIAEKRWTAKRKLAIIDSREKSTQLIYSVLRKNNKKLDAFISASAVGIYGAVNGEEVCTEETSLAHDFLGSTCQKWESSIDFIENLRIRTVKIRTGLVLGKEDGFLKKLLPVFKYRLGAVLGSGKQYMPWIHVDDLCHIYLEAVVNEEMNGPYNAAINDSATNAIFSKTLARVLGYSIWLPNVPEFVLKFLMGEMSKIVLTGRRVSSAKLEKLGFQFKYKNLEEALRSCLIK
- a CDS encoding DASH family cryptochrome; its protein translation is MQKKQKGLVWFRNDLRVHDNESLTNANIENNTVIAVYCFDPRHFEQTRFGFKKTEKFRAKFLIESVVALKQNLENLNILLLVYHQKPEDCIPEIIAQHEINSVYFQEEWTSEEMEVLENIKAKVPDSTNFKSTYNQFLFHPEDIPFDIASIPNVFTQFRNQCEKSTIVRPEFTVQPMPKENWAANETVIPTMKTLGFIDFEMDSRTAFPFLGGEDEAMKRLQNYFWETKKLSVYKLTRNGLIGTDFSSKFSPWLANGSISAKTIYWEINKYEQVVEKNDSTYWLIFELIWRDYFKYVSMKNGNSIFKIGGILSKKYDWKTNESGIKNWTNGTTEEPFVNANMIELQQTGWMSNRGRQNVASYFAKNLLLDWRIGAAYFEAMLIDYDVHSNYGNWMYVSGVGNDPRDRKFNIKLQAENYDGQSKFQKLWLQQQLF
- a CDS encoding TetR family transcriptional regulator C-terminal domain-containing protein, whose product is MATKKSAITRDKIVSMYMDYTLENNDKPKSVYNFTKLNNFSETEFYSFFGTLESVEKEIFKMFLEKTVELLHKDSNYETYDMKSKMLSFYFTFFELLTANRSYVTMSLKQHHNDLKNLMQLSSLRNSFKNYVSEIISDEYRIKQEKFQNFQEKAIQETSWIQLLLTVKFWLEDSSPAFEKTDLYIEKSIKATFELMNIAPIESLIDFGKFLFKEKIHNK
- a CDS encoding DUF2256 domain-containing protein; this encodes MKKENLPSKMCEVCNRPFSWRKKWDKVWDEVKYCSEKCKRNKKG
- a CDS encoding AarF/ABC1/UbiB kinase family protein, whose protein sequence is MKTIDYIPTSKIERATKLVQTGAKVGVNYLKYYGEKMVNSDLTRDKLNEDNAEDIYDGLKSLKGSALKVAQMLSMDKSFLPQAYVEKFSLSQFSVPPLSAPLVLKTFKTNFGKTPYEIFDEFNANSINAASIGQVHIAVKNGKKLAVKIQYPGVANSISSDLALVKPIAIRMFNLQGKDSDKYFKEVEDKLIEETNYLLELKQSQEVVEACKKIDNLVFPNYYPKFSSEKIITMDWMTGIHLSEFTNKNDNQEIADKIGQALWDFYMYQIHILRKVHADPHPGNFLVNDKNQLVALDFGCMKQIPNNFYIPYFELINKEVIDNKKLFSQKLFELEILRVDDSKEEVDYFTQMFYDLLSLFTKPFQTETFDFSDAAFFESIAQLGERFSKDTNLRKMNGNRGSKHFIYMNRTFFGLYNLMFDLKATIVVNEYQKYN